The window GTCAGACAGCATCAGTTGGCCGGCAAGGTACTCGACCAGCGGGTATTCCTTGATGCCGACCTTGGTCATTGGCCACACGTTGTGCGTGGTGGTGGTGGTCAGCAGGTCCAGGTACGAGCCTTCCTTCAGGAACTTGGTGCTGAAGGTCGCGAATGGGCCAAACAGGATGACGCGCTTGCCGTCCAGGACACGGGTGTCCAGGTGCGGAACCGACATTGGCGGTGCGCCAACGGAGGCTTTGCCGTAGGCCTTGGCCAGGTGTTGTTCGGCGATGGAAGGGTTCTCGGTCACGAGGAACGAGCCGCCTACCGGGAAGCCTGCGTATTCCTTGGCTTCAGGAATGCCGGACTTCTGCAGCAGGTGCAGTGCACCGCCACCTGCGCCGATGAACACGAACTTGGCGTCGGTTTCGGACTTGCTGCCGTCTTTCAGGTTTTTGTAGCTGACGCGCCAGGTGCCGTCGTCGTTCTTGGTGATGTCTTGCACTTCGCTAGACAGTTTCAAGTCGAACTTCGGCGTGGTTTGCAGGTGCGCGACGAACTGGCGGGTGATCTCGCCGAAGTTGACGTCGGTGCCGATCGGGCTCCAGGTGGCCGCGATTTTCTGGTTCGGGTCGCGCCCTTCCATCATCAGCGGAACCCACTTCTTGATCACTGCCGGGTCTTCGGAGTACTGCATGCCGGCGAACAGCGGGCTCGCTTGCAGGGCTTCGTAGCGCTTCTTCAGGAACTTGATGTTGTCATCGCCCCACACAAAGCTCATGTGCGGCGTGGAGTTGATGAACGAACGCGGGTTTTTCAGCACGCCTTGCTGAACCTGCCAGGCCCAGAACTGACGGGAGATCTGGAACGCTTCGTTGATTTCAACGGCTTTCGGGATCTGTACGTTGCCCTTGTCGTCTTCCGGGGTGTAGTTCAGCTCGGCCAGGGCGGAGTGACCGGTACCGGCGTTGTTCCAGCCATTGGAGCTTTCCAGGGCGACGCCGTCGAGGCGCTCGATCATTTCCATCGAGGTGCCAGGTTCCAGCTCGTTGAGCCAGACACCCAGGGTCGCGCTCATGATGCCGCCGCCGATCAGCAGTACATCGACTTTCTTTGCCTCTTCCGCGTGAACGGACGTGATCCCCATCGACAAAGCCAGCCCCAGCAGGGCCGTGTTCATTTTCTTAAACATCTGTAGCACCTATGATAAAACGCCATCCGCCCTTCCAATTCTCGCTCACGGCCCCTTGGTTCACGACCTTCAGGCAGGACGTCGTGGGTGCTCGTAAACAAGAATCGAAGGGTGGGCACACAAGGCCGACGTGTCTCCATCGACCTCAGTTTATATGTCCCTACTGAACTGACTTTTTATCATTATTGGCTTCAGCTACTTGAGCGACATTGATCCTGTTGGCACGTCTCAAGGACATGCAAACTGAATAGGTCAAACCAAGTTGGCGCGCAGAATATCATGGCTGGACGACCACGCGCTCCCAAAAGGACTTATGAGTCTAGTCCAGACGGGGCTCGTTAGCCGCGTCCCGGCCCAAACGATTCAGCACAAACACCTTGGCGTTGTGGGTCATTTGGTCCAGATGCCGGTCGCGTTGCTTTTCAGCATCGACCATTGCGCGCTTTCCGTGTTTTTGCAGCAAGTAGTTATGTATCTGCCGGACCTCTAAAGAACTGTAGATAAATGTGACATCCAACAGTCCCATCAGGCCTTCGCTACTGTGGTCGTGGGTGTTCATCAGCACCTGCGTGCCGCGCACGCCCAGCACCTGAAAACCCATCGACTCAAACCACGGCACCTTGGCGACGGTGCAGGTCAGTTCGGCGTGCGGGTAGCGGCTGACCATGTCTTGCAACATGGCCCGCGCGACGCCTCGGCGACGATGACCCGAATCGACGGCCATGTAGGCCACGCCGCACGCTTCGGGATCATCCTTGACCGGCAGGTACAGCACAAAGCCGATGACCTTTTCAGGGTCTTCATCGTCGGTGGCGACGATCAACTCGACCGCGATGCCTTTGCCCCCGCCGAGAGCCTCCAGGTACAGGTGCACTTCGTAGCCGACCGTGTACTGATACACGTTGTACAGCGGGTTGCTCGGCGCGATGCCGACCATGCTGATGTCGGTCAGGTTGTCGACGACCATCTGCAGGATCTGGCTGTTGATGTGCTCCGGGCTCGGGGCGTCGAAGTGGGTGAGTTGGGGCATTGAAATTCTGACTCCGGGATCGCTTTACTGGGTTTCGGCGGGGGTATTGTCACAGATTGATCGCCACGCCGCTTCTGCCAGCAATTCCCTATAGGCCTTCGGACTGCCAGCCACCCTCCCCGACAACCATGCGCGGCAGTAACTGTCAGCCTGGCCGATGATCAACGACGGCAGCAATTCGGCAGGAAACGCTCGCAGCTCATCGCGCCGGCCGGGCTCTGCCAGCCATTGTCCGAGCTTCTGGTTACGGGTTTTGTTGCGACTGGCCAGTTCTTCCTTGAACGGGCCTTTGGTGACGGCGAACCGTGCGTGGTACTGGAAACGCGCCCACTCGGGTTGGCTGTCCACCCAATCGACGTAGCTGTGGACCAGCGCGTGCACGCCCTCTTCCGTCGTCTGTGCCTCGGCGAGGTAGTTGTCGCGAAGCAGTGCCTGATCGTCCAGCGCGGTGAAAAACAGCGCGGCCACCAAGCCTTCCTTGTTGCCGAAATGATGGTAGATCGCACCGACGCTGGTATCGCATTCGGCGCGGATCATTTCGATGGTCGTGGCTTCGAGCCCTTGTTCGTTGAACAGGGCCAGGGCTTTTCTGAAGATGTCGCGCTTGAGTTCGGCTCTTCTGCCGGGGTAGCTGCGCTCGAGTAGATCTGCGGTTTCCATGCGGGATACAGGCCAGAAAATTCATGACAAGGCAGGCGGCTGCCGGTGAGAAAGCTGCGCTAGGTTGACAGATTTCATCGCGACAGAATACTGTTCCGTAACAGAACATTATTCTGTTACGGAAGATAATTCTGTAAAACCATCCCTCAGCGAGGCTTCAAAATGAGTCAGTTTCTCAGCATGTTTAACAGCGCCGGCCCGCAAGCGTTCAGCAAAATGGCCTGCCAGGTAGCACCCTACTTCAGCACCATCAACCCGCTGATCGCCGAGTTGCG is drawn from Pseudomonas sp. 31-12 and contains these coding sequences:
- the mqo gene encoding malate dehydrogenase (quinone) encodes the protein MFKKMNTALLGLALSMGITSVHAEEAKKVDVLLIGGGIMSATLGVWLNELEPGTSMEMIERLDGVALESSNGWNNAGTGHSALAELNYTPEDDKGNVQIPKAVEINEAFQISRQFWAWQVQQGVLKNPRSFINSTPHMSFVWGDDNIKFLKKRYEALQASPLFAGMQYSEDPAVIKKWVPLMMEGRDPNQKIAATWSPIGTDVNFGEITRQFVAHLQTTPKFDLKLSSEVQDITKNDDGTWRVSYKNLKDGSKSETDAKFVFIGAGGGALHLLQKSGIPEAKEYAGFPVGGSFLVTENPSIAEQHLAKAYGKASVGAPPMSVPHLDTRVLDGKRVILFGPFATFSTKFLKEGSYLDLLTTTTTHNVWPMTKVGIKEYPLVEYLAGQLMLSDEDRLNALKEYFPNAKAEDWRLWQAGQRVQIIKRDEAAGGVLKLGTEIVASADGSIAGLLGASPGASTAAPIMLTVLQKVFKDKVASPAWQEKLHQIVPSYGTQLNGNPEKVAQEWAYTAKVLQLTPPPAIGQVAAPAAAPADADKAKAPKANAASDMAL
- a CDS encoding TetR/AcrR family transcriptional regulator; protein product: METADLLERSYPGRRAELKRDIFRKALALFNEQGLEATTIEMIRAECDTSVGAIYHHFGNKEGLVAALFFTALDDQALLRDNYLAEAQTTEEGVHALVHSYVDWVDSQPEWARFQYHARFAVTKGPFKEELASRNKTRNQKLGQWLAEPGRRDELRAFPAELLPSLIIGQADSYCRAWLSGRVAGSPKAYRELLAEAAWRSICDNTPAETQ
- a CDS encoding GNAT family N-acetyltransferase; translated protein: MPQLTHFDAPSPEHINSQILQMVVDNLTDISMVGIAPSNPLYNVYQYTVGYEVHLYLEALGGGKGIAVELIVATDDEDPEKVIGFVLYLPVKDDPEACGVAYMAVDSGHRRRGVARAMLQDMVSRYPHAELTCTVAKVPWFESMGFQVLGVRGTQVLMNTHDHSSEGLMGLLDVTFIYSSLEVRQIHNYLLQKHGKRAMVDAEKQRDRHLDQMTHNAKVFVLNRLGRDAANEPRLD